The Chaetodon auriga isolate fChaAug3 chromosome 3, fChaAug3.hap1, whole genome shotgun sequence genome has a window encoding:
- the rgs16 gene encoding regulator of G-protein signaling 16 encodes MCKGLASLPTCCLERAKELKARLGSILQKPNWNLSGCKIGQNKPTLEECLRWKQSFEKLLSSKYGLCAFTAFLVSEFSEENIAFYFACEDYRNTKSPAKLPAKAQKIYDEFIGSDAPREINIDHETRDITKANMLALSPSCFDLAQHKIYMLMAKDCYPRFLRSPAYRDIVCQAKPSTKATKQPRQEKKA; translated from the exons ATGTGTAAAGGACTAGCATCACTGCCTACCTGCTGCTTGGAAAG gGCCAAGGAGCTGAAAGCAAGGCTGGGAAGCATTTTGCAAAAACCCAATTGGAATCTTTCTGGCTGCAAAATAGGACAAAACAA GCCAACCCTGGAGGAATGCCTCAGGTGGAAACAGTCCTTTGAAAAACTCCTGTCCAGCAAAT ATGGATTGTGTGCCTTCACAGCCTTCCTGGTATCTGAGTTCAGTGAGGAGAACATTGCATTCTACTTTGCCTGTGAGGATTACAGGAATACCAAGTCTCCTGCCAAACTACCAGCCAAAGCCCAGAAGATCTACGATGAATTCATCGGCAGTGATGCTCCTCGGGAG ATTAACATTGACCACGAAACTCGTGACATCACCAAAGCCAACATGCTGGCGCTGTCCCCTTCTTGCTTCGACCTGGCCCAGCACAAGATCTACATGCTCATGGCCAAAGACTGCTACCCTCGCTTCCTCCGCTCTCCAGCCTACAGGGACATAGTGTGCCAAGCCAAGCCAAGCACCAAGGCAACCAAGCAGCCTCGGCAGGAGAAGAAGGCATGA
- the LOC143315901 gene encoding regulator of G-protein signaling 5-like — MCKGLAALPQTCLERAKEIKSKLGVLLQKPENAIDLIIPYPEKPEKKPEKLQKPAPEEAAQWREGLDRVLNNSYGLAAFRSFLQSEFSDENIEFWMSCEDFKKTKNPVKMAAKAKKIYEDFIQSEGPREVNIDHFTKDVTLRNLVDLSPATFDLAQKRIFALMEKDSFGRFLRTEQYLELLVN; from the exons ATGTGTAAAGGATTAGCTGCTTTACCCCAAACCTGCCTTGAAAG GGCTAAGGAGATCAAGTCGAAATTGGGAGTTTTACTGCAGAAGCCGGAAAATGCCATCGACCTCATCATCCCCTACCCCGAGAAGCCGGAGAAGAAGCCGGAGAAGCTTCAGAA GCCTGCTCCCGAGGAGGCTGCTCAGTGGCGTGAGGGTCTGGACAGAGTCCTGAACAACAGCT atGGTCTGGCTGCTTTCCGTAGCTTCCTGCAGTCTGAGTTCAGTGATGAGAATATCGAGTTCTGGATGTCCTGCGAGGATTTCAAGAAGACCAAGAACCCTGTTAAGATGGCTGCCAAGGCCAAGAAGATTTATGAAGACTTCATCCAATCTGAGGGACCCAGAGAG GTGAACATTGACCACTTCACCAAGGATGTGACCCTGAGGAACCTGGTGGATCTCTCCCCTGCTACCTTTGACCTGGCCCAGAAGAGGATCTTTGCCCTGATGGAGAAAGACTCCTTTGGTCGTTTCCTCCGGACTGAGCAGTACCTGGAGCTCCTGGTCAACTAA